From the Cloeon dipterum chromosome 4, ieCloDipt1.1, whole genome shotgun sequence genome, the window AGGACATATGCCAGCGATCAGCGACTCAAAAATGCCACAACACTCTTAATTATGAACACACAAAAAACTCGCGCGCCCAGGTTAATacaaacatgaaaaataaaagttttgcgGAGTTCTCCAAATGAGAGCGTTGCTTTGATCACGTCGTCCCTTTTTTTTGGTGCTGACGTGAGAATAAAAGTGGTTTTGAAGCTCTACTGGCTTTTAATTTGTAGCATTGGATGGTGTTTAATTGACGgttacatatttttacttaaattaataagCAGAAAGACCATAAACGCTTTATTTGACCATGAAAgtgatatttataaattaatattagttgcatattaacaaatttcttAGTGTGCAGGCCATGAATTTCCTTGTGGTGTAAAAGTGTGTAGGTAGAAAATAAGCGGAAAAGAGGCTTTCCTCACAACTTCCCGAACACGCCATCCATAATAACGTCGTATCAGATCCAGTTTCAGGCAGATCTTAAACTCCGCCTAAGTGTTGAAGCACAAAAATCGAGCAGTGAGAGTGATTCACTTGTGCATCCTCTGATGTAATAGCACTCCCAAGTGAACGCGTTTCCCTATTGTGCGGTGTTTaatatttcctgttttttGACGCATCACGATCATTCTGGGATCAGCTCACAGAGAACCACACCTGTTGACGCTCAGCGCTGGAATGAAAAGGCACCTGAATGGCAGCGAACGCAACGAGCCAAATATGATAATCTCCCtgaaagcaataatttatccTTTGTGGCGCGCGGCCGACGTGAATTTTACCTTTAACATATATGTAACGCGGCACACAAAGAGCCGAGCAAACCGAAAGTTGCTATCGcatctgtttaaatttaaagcgaATTCCTTTCTCAATCCGCTAGCTGTGGGATTGGTCAGGTGGTTCTGAAgcgattttttaactcaattatCCAGCTTCACaatggaaatggaaatttctaCTGGAACACACagtgtattaaaaaattctagggTTGGGTTTCTGCtctcatttatttccaaaaacaatggcgaaaatttatatagctgtttattctcacaatttgattataaatgaaaaaatagaatCTCTGTTGAAAGGTTGGTACCGCGTAGACCTATTCAGCTAACTAGAGGAACCCAAGACTAGTCGAGCGGTGGCGAAATTTGGAATTCTGACCATTAGAAACTAAAATATGGGCGTGatggcaatattttcaaaaacctgAAATATACCATAATTTTGTATactgtttctttttaataaaaaattcaggcaAAATGCCATTCCAGATTTTTACGTTTCAAAGATGACTgagtcaaaattgaaaatattcattttcaaatttgagttccaTTTCAGGAATTCAACTTTAGTGACCTTTCCTGGACATAGGCTCAGATGGTTTAACGTTATACCATCCGTGAATTTCCAAATGACTATATTAGTTTCGTAGTTTGTAGCTTGACCCACGCTCTGATACTCGTGGAAAATTGTCCATTGCGAGCAACGGAGCGAATCTTCAAAACCCCCTAATATTACTTGCTGCTATATATAGTGATAGTTTCAGAGTCCCAAAAAAGGAGCACGCGCTTACATACAGCGCTTGTAGCGAAACTTTTCCCAGGTTGTGAGAAGCGCGGCGGTGACCAAAAAGCAAAACTGGTTTCTTGTTTGAGaattacaataatattataatgagaataaacatGAATAATAAAGCTGACACAAAACCTTACTTGcgtgaaaaatagtttttgtgTGATGACGAGCCAATACACATTTCCTtctaaagtattttttctaggactatatttatataatttttcttttaaaatcaagaggagtttactttttaatttcgaagaTGATAGTCGAATCGAAAGTGATCATTGAGACATGCACTTTCGGTGTGCGTAGTGCTCAATGAACGGACTCGTACTGCGCAACCACATTAAATATGATCCATTATTTCTACACACGATTACGATTACAACTGTACGTGCCAAGTGAATGGATAAGTTTCCAACAATTACGTTTAATGCAACATACCATGGTATATTTCGAGCACTTTTATTCAACGTctcaattgaattatttttaaccaaactaTTGGCTACCATTGTTGAGCGCAAGCTTTGCGTGCACTTGCAATGTGAGACTCCGAGTGATGTTTGGGGGGTCGAGTGCGCGATAATTTGCACTGGTCTACGTTTGACTCTCTGCATTGCAATTACTTGGTCCATTCGGATTTAGGTGGATTGCGAAAACTTTCCGACTCGCTAATACTTGCTAGTTTGCACCTTTGCAGcgtgcgtgaattaatttcactggGCGAATGTCTTGCggttcaataaaagacctcggtgcgggggtAGTGACatgagctggtccttttctggagtgagcttcctccaatgaggcccgcGCGCCtatgttattcgttcgcgatgtGGTTGGGACGTGGGGTTTTCGTGAGTTTACTTTGCGAGGTTGcccatttcaaaaaatgtgaaccgttaaaaaagtaagcaatcaaaaattgatttttgtggtatgcatacataaaatttgatctgGCTTTCTTACTAAAGCTTGTAAAAAAAGCTGAATGCCTCTCGTCATAACGGCcgctatatttaaattttgatgaaacgtggtttgaattaaaaaaagaatcattttttgtatctttaaaaaattttcaaactatttttaatcgaggctgttttttgttaatttgatgCTGCAAACTCTACTCGTCAAGTTAATAGAATATCACATGATACTTGAACTGTTCTACATtcagaaatttccaaaactaGATTgttctcttttaaatttacatcgcTCAATCATTCTGCATTATATGTGTATGGctaaaaaagctcaaaatatattttttactttggtaTGTAGGCAACCGGCATTTGGTCCCCGCCAACCCGGTTGCATACGTGTAAATATTGACTGGTCATGATTTTTCtcgaaattataaaacaatgtTCCTTAATTagattcaattttccctttctttAACACTTAGGCGCAccctaattattattattcgttATTAAGTTACTTGAAATCTTCATTGACAATGCAAAGGACGgcaataaaactttttccaGTCAAGATGATTAAACCCTAAACGGCACAGGGCCCACTCATGACCACGAAGAAAAGCTAGCCAACTCACTTTTAATCAAACTGCacttaaaatttgtgaaattctTAATTACCATATAGCTCATGAGTCATgattcaaagaaataaaaatatactgctGATACCCAACTACCTGAGCATTTGACAAGAATTAAATAGAGCAGCTTTCCATCGTAAgggatttgaaataaagaactATTTTTCTGCGCACTACGTTTTGCTGGCCCTTTGATCTTCAacgggtttttaattttatgattgtCTTTGTACCATTCAGCATGAAAATAACCAGATGTAGATACATTATTCTTCAGAAGAAATATCCGAATTTTTAGCGTAAATGTGTTGATAGGTATGATAAAGAGTTCCAGTATGTCCATAATATTAGCGAGTTTATTTGTAAGACTTAAAAATACACCAATCGGTTACAATTCTAAAGTCTTAAGCATGAAAGAGCTTATACTCGGCTTAGagtagtaaaaatgaaaataattgatcagtttaaaaatgacaagacAGTGGTTTTTGTAGATCACACAAAAGCGATCACTCCAATCATACAGATTTTCAATACTTTCAAGTTGTTAGTTttaatgcaaagaaaataaatatgaaacatcAAGCCCAATAAGGTTGCATTGAGACACCACAGAGTGTGGCAGGGCTTCTGTTTGTTTGCGTTTAGAAATGTTTTAACCGAGGCTCTCGACCGCAGTTGTAGTGATGCCTTTTCGGCCAGTATTGATGGTAGTCTTGAATTGCTCAGGCACGGCATACTCCATCTGTAAACACaaggacaaaatttttaaaataaaactatttgcaACTGGCAGATATCGTACATAGTCGCCCGATTGGTCAGGAATCATTATGTTCATTTCAGAAGACTTCGACGAGATGATTTCCACGTTTACAGACTGCTCGTTCAGGTACATTTGGCAGCCATCCGTCTTTTCCACTGTAACGGTGGGAACGGTGCCCAAAACCTGAGAAGAATTTGAATTGTTACTTAGCCAAAGGAGGTCCCCGATTTAAAACAAACCTGCATCTGCACAGACTGGCAGTTGACAAACTCAACTGACGAGACAAGCGAGTCAAAAACTACAGCAGACTTTTTGCACGAGTCCATCACCACGGAGTTGAGCTTTCCCTTGATGGTGAGCACGCAATCCTCGCATTTGAACATGTAGACCACGTTGTTCATCTCAACCTGATCGATGACCAAATCTTTGCGGCCCTTGTGGTATTCCTACACAAATACAAAACTTTTAAGAGACAGGACTCCAGTGcagtataaatataatttcaatgcaatttaaaaaataaggtgtGCTTTAGATTACTGTCACAAAAACCAATAGAAataacaccaaatttgatgtccTAAGTCATGGTTAAAAGTCGCTACTGTTTAATTTGATTAgtagttttataatttagttttggaAATGACCTCAggattttagaattttgaaaatgtgtttaacCGTTTTCCCGTTACATGAAGTGTAAACTATTGTGAAAGTTTCAGAGTGGTTTTCTCTGTTGTTTGCAATAGTTTCCACTTAAAACTTAAACAAACACattcttttacttttttaaatgtttttcaaaagtCCACTCCAAGTTATAACAATCAATTTTGCACAAACTGAACACCGTTAGACTCTTCTCGACCTCTCCCGACCAGATGAAGGGTgtaggggtgcttacccctACCCCTTTCAGCCCGGTCAgaattttaatagcaaaaattttggGCTTAGATATATTTTAGATTATCCAAATCATTAtatcaattattgaaagataGTATTTGGAAGTGGAGCAACAATTTTTCGTGAACATATTCAAAATGGATTTTCTTGAACTTAAAGATCAAATTGTTTGTACTCACCACAATCCACTTTTTTCCTTCCTTGGCCATGAGCGGCGGTTTGGAGACTGGCGCACTCACAGCTTTGCCTCCAGATGAAGCACTTCCAGGGGGAGCCTTGAACGGAGCAGGTCCTGATCTGAGCGATGGGTTCTTATGAGTCTGCATGTCAGCAGTCACCTTCTTGAGTCCTTTATTAAATATACTTTAGAATCattgtacaaaaaaaattatattcggTTTACCACTGGTAATATCGGCGCCCTTATTAATCTCTGCAAAAAGTGCTGAGCGATCATTGCTGGCGTCTCCGTTGGACACGTTCAGCTGGCTCATGTCCAGGACTGGGGGAGGCGGAGGACAGCcaggtggcggcggtggcggagcGCCACCAGTCGCCTGCTGCTTTCCAGCCCACACAAGTCCGGTGGTGTGGTGCTGCTTGATGAACTGCTGCAGCGCGGTCAGTGCTTGGACCCATCCATGCACCCAATCAACGTGCACTTTATCCCTACAATACCGGTGAGATGTTAAAATGGTGTGTCTAAATATTATCATAGAAATGCGTACTTTTCCTTCCACTCCTTAAGTACTCTGTTGGTGTAAAACTGGCCGGCGTCGTTCATCTCCTTCACATAAGGTCCAGGCGTCGGTGACTGTAGATATTAAAATAGCAACTCGCGTTTTGCTTGTATCACAAAATTTACTTACCACAGCAATCCAGCCGAGAGCGGGGATGCTCTCGGAGATGGCGCTCAAGTGGTTGAACAGCTTGGAAGCGCGGTTCTTCTCGCGGAACTGCTGGATGGCCGAGATCTGGTCAGACGTGGGTTTCAGCAGGGTCTGAAGCTGAGCTGCGGCAGGTGCAGCACTGGTGCTGGCCATCTCCAAGTATGCCCTCTGCAcgctgtaaaaatatataatgagCTTCATGTCAAGCAcaataataaacttaataattccattttttaatatatgaagaaaaatggaCATCCCTTGTTGAAAGTTGTCATTTTATTcctccaacaaagcaagtttGTGCCATGAATTTATTCCTTATTTTCTGTGTAGTTTTGACtgtatgaatttattatttttttactattccACGAAACAAGGCAACAGTTGACATCCAAAATTAGcaggcataaataaaaaaaaacacgactCTCAATAGGAATGGCCAATTCTCTCTTCTTCCTctagcatattttttttagaatgaaGCTCACCTGAATGCCTTTCGCACCAGGTCGGCGTGAGTAGCCACATCCCCTCCGATTTTCGTCGAGGCATCAAAGTACGCGGCCAGTGGCCCTTGCAGGATTTCGTCAAAAGCCTGCACTGATGCACTCATTGCGCAGATTCCACCTGCAAACCAAAAGCATAGCCAAAATTAGTTGCAAATCATCGCGAGTCGAACAGGAAAACGACGAGTcaagcaaataaatcaaaatcacgGACAGAAAAGTCAGGGAAATTTCAAGGGCATTCAAGGGCAGTGCAAGGCTCACTCAAAACCAAACGAGGGGTGCACTCTGCCTTACGCGGGGGCGCCGTCGGGGCTAAAGGGGCGGGCTGGGGGCCCGGAGGCAGCATCGACTCGAGGCGGGTGGCAACAGCCTCCAGCCGGCCCACCAACGCCTCCAAAACGCCGGCATCGGCCATTTGCCAAAGCAAATTCCCAGAAAACTGAAGCGAGATAGAGTGcgtttaaatccaaaattatgAGCGACGGTGTTTGGCGTTTTTAGTGCGATCCGCGCAAGAGGTTTCCCGCAGACTAATAATTGCCAGTTGCGCGCGGGACGAATTTAGCCTCTCTGCTGGAGGAACAAGACGCGAGAGTTCAGACATTTTTCTCAATCCGGCTACACCGGTTTCAGACTTCAGTCAGCTGGAGAAGTGGAAGCAAAATTCAAACTGCATCTTACAGTgcatctcatttttttaatttatcactgCCGCTTGGATCAAAGCCAAGAGGGGAATGCAGTCAGGAAATCAGAGGCTTCAATCCTAACTggatatttagaataattttgataaatagtTACTTTaggtagaaattttaaaattaaacttcaaCAGAAAAAATGGAGGGTTCATTAAATGcaggaaaattgataaatatagTATCAACAAAACCGCAAATATTctatatcttaaaatttttcatatttggaaGAAATGTCGAACTACTGATATTTCATAGTTTTTCCTATGGGCTGATTGACACAATGAACTTATCAGAAGTGTTGCATGTTTTTGCCACACAATCAAAGTAGAgataaaagagaaataaacaaGACAATGAAGAGCATTTTGTAATGAGGACATTTTTATCAGATTAATTATCGCTTTGTGACAAATTGAAAGAGTAACCATCCTTAATATGgcatttacatattatattattcaacGAAAAATCCGATATTTAAAATCGCTTTAGGATATAATTACTGAAGTAAATAGCtgacaaaacaaataataagtAGTGTTACTAACGTCGTTATATGAACTAGAGTGAACCCGTTTATTCAAGCCGATCGAGTTACCCTATGCTGCgacatgaaaaaaattcacttctGCTTTTCGTATTATTGTTTCTGTAATTTGATAAAGCGTGAAACATAATAAAGTGCAAGCAGCGCAGTTGGTCGTGCCACGCCCAAACAGGAAAAAAGCCGGTTTCGGCCTCAAATCGCCGGAGCGGAAATTCCTCTCGACCGATAAACTCGGTGGCGAGATAAGCAGTCGCTCACCTTCCCTGAAGAAGCGGAGGCGGCTCTCGCGGAGGCGGTCGCGCGCCCCCGGCGACGGCTCCTCGACACTCTCTGTCTCTGCGGCGGCGGGTGCAGCCTCCGGAGGCGGCGAGGGCGGCGCCCTCTGCACAACGGGCGCGGGTGCCGGAACCGCCGCCGGGGGCGGCTCTTCGGCAGGGGGCTCCGGGGAGTCGGGGGCCTTCTTGGGGCGGCAGCACAACATCGCCTGCCCCCACGTGCGACGCCCCCAAGAGCTGCTCGCACTGAACCGGcagcgccgccgccaccgcagccGAGAACCGGTTTACCAAACAACCGCGGCGCACGAACCACCCCCGAAATGAGTCACCCCCTTCACAGAGAGCAACCCCCCTTCGCCATAATATTTTCGGCTGCCGGAATAAATGCGCTGCCGAGAGAGATCACGTCATGGCTAAAACTGCGCTGGGTGCTGCGAGATCAGAAATAATAATCGGCCTGCGGTGAAGTTTAACGGTAAACTTCGGTGCCGGATGCGCGCATGCTGGCTCGCTGcttttcaagtttatttttgcatttagtTTTCGATGGGCCAGTGCACAAATTACTAGCGTCAGAGCCGCCAGACGGAAATTTTGATAACcaaatatgcaaaatatttataggaTAAGAAAGAATCGCAGACACACCGgccatcaaataaaataaatgttatccACTGTCGAAATTatcgcaaaaatatttttacgaaagaaaataacaaattgcaattattgttCATTAAACCATTATTAAACTATCTCAAGCTccagcaaataatattatgttgatgaattgtttgctttttatttttaagtgattaattatgttaatggaataaaataaaacgcaataaATTGCCTTGGCGTAATATtgcgttatttttttgctaagGCACCATCTGacttcatattaaaaatttatgtactttaaatttactatCACGCGTGCACCATAGTGTTCACAATTCTCATTAATGCTCTCATcatgtataaaaatttagcattacTAAGTTAGCGCTTTCacaataaatttgacaaaCGAATCCTCTTAAGTctgatagtttttttttttttttgtaatggtGTCTATCGCAGTTAAGAGAGTTTGAactttaaaggaaatttttaagaaaccccatttttattaatgctaGAGGATGACTAATTAATTCTAGGCGATGACTCAAATTTCTAAACATTCTTCGCCTTTTTAAAACATAGAACAATTCAAATTCACGATAAATTTTAGAACGTGTAACACGGCCGGATCAATTATAGCCACTGGCAAAAAGCCATAATCTTGGCGTAATATTGTTCGCCACAATTATACACCACTGCTGGTGGCATGGTCCagttattcaaaataaattaggctAAAAGCATTCATGTGTAGTacttataattatattttaggttTCTGCTTTatactcaaatatttttgcaggccAATATTCACAAGATAACaatatttatgtaataaaattgcacGCCAGTTCCCATTTCCCACAGTCAATTATTGTGGTGTAAATAAGTATAAAagaagattattattattctttaaaactATACCTGTCTAAATAACAGtaaattttgttggaagcGGTTTTGTGGCACAAATCAAGTGGTTTGCTAAcaggaaatgaaaagtttCGAGATAAAACAATGTTTTAGAATGAATCACCCGGCCAAAGCGAAGGGTGTGCCGGCTTGGTAGATTTCCAGCCAAATTCAGCCCTGAGCATTAAGAAACTGTTCGAAAATGTTTGCTAATGCGTGATAAACGTCGAAAAATACTTAATGCaattcaaaatgttcaattcTACTGCGAAAATATTAAGATTTCAGCTAAAATCGTACCTACCTTTCAACAGAGAGGCGAAACGTCTGTATCAGTGTGACAGCTGAATTGCTATCAATGGTGCCAACCTTGAAAAGTTGATCGTGGTGCGAGAATACATTTAAAAGGGTAGACATtgacaaattgcaaaaatgcatATAACTGATATTATTTCGAAAACttctctcaaaataaaatttattaatttaacatgtGAAAAGGAAATGATTAGGGATTGATTTAAGACATATTACTATTATCTCTGTAATTCATATAGTAATATAATTAAGGTGTGTTCCTTTACGTTAGTaaataatgcttttatttATGCTCCCATCATTGCAATACCAAAATAATCAACAATAATATGTTATGGTTAATCAAAGatgggaataatttaataaataaatattgtaaaaacaaaaacaactaaaatgtttttcctgTCATGTTGAAATCAGTGTAGAggaacagaaattaaaataaataacaagttttagtaaagaaaattatagcaataattattatttcattacaaTTTGAAATCGCACAAAGAATACACATGAGACACATCTGCGCGTGGTACACTTTACATAATAATTGAGGGTGCAAAGAGAAAACTAGAATCACTGGTTCCTTTGGtcctgctgttgctgctgctgctggttgcCCCAGTTGAAGCCTCCTGGTCGCTCTTCTGGCAGCGGTGCATAGTCGGCATCTTCAGGGTGCGGATCCAGCAGGACTTTGAGCAGCTGCGGTGTGCGCAGGACCCTGAATCCACCCTCCTGCTGCGGGAAGACATCCTCAAGGAAGTAGTAGAGGTGGCCGACAGCCATGCCAATCAGGTCGACAGAGAACGCGTTGCCGAGCAGCACCGAGAAGCCCAGCAGCACCCACGGCAGATAGGGAGCCTGTgggattgaaatttattttattttttctctgattATGTTCAGAGGAATcagaactaaaatattttgaggtaaaaaaattataataaataacattGGCACGATTGGTGGAATTATGGCTTACGTGGAAATTCAGCAGGCCGAAAAAGTTCATCTGAACGTAGGGATTTCTTCTCGACCAAACGTAAACAAGCATAATGGTGAACGCCTGGCCCAGGAACAGTAAATTCACGAAAAACGCACAACACTGAGAAAAGTTAATGATATAGCccaaaatatacaatttgaaTGGGAAGCATACAATCATCCAGAAGCCGCCGAAGAGGAACATGACGACAAAATCAGCTGTTCGTCCTCGGAATGAACCTTCCTCCAACATCCGACAGTATCTGTACGTGAAGATCATGTTGAAGAAGAAATTGAATCCTATCGTTCCGAAGAACAAGAATGTCGTTACAAGTCTCCATAGCTGAAAATATGACACGAAGctgatgaaatgaaattattacatCATTTTTCAAGCTCCATACCTGATATTGTTTGACTATGAGAATAGGGTTGAAATACAGTTGAAAGGGGGACACCAGATCCAATTGCTAAAAAAAGTAGAAACGCAAATTAAAAGTAGGAAATTTACAATCGtaaatcaattcattttatcCAGCGCAgatcaaattatgaaaacacACTATGTTAAGAGTTGTGTACAAATGTATGACATgttgaataacaaaaaattactgaattcCAATTTGGATGAAGTTCATTCAGAGGTTTCCTCAATGGTCAGAGTGTTTTAGACAAACTAGGACGTGATTTCACGGAAGAGAACTGCTCTTCCAACGATGACTTTAGagtttttcgtgttttttattttaacgaaatcgaaaaaatgaatAGGGACTGCAGTTTTGAAACTTACAACAGCTATAGTGGTGACGACGCAGGCTGTGGTGTACGCCCTGGTGACAGGGGGCATCTGCAGGTACTCCTGCCTGAACGTCTGGTACGCCATACCGTCCTCACATACCCTCCCGGTGTCCAGAAACAGTCCGAAAACGTCACGACGTCAGTTCTCGGTCCGACTTCAAGCGGCCAGCTGACGACGCTGAAGTTTTCAATCCTCGACCAATAGCAGCGACTCAAAGTTGTGGAACGATCCTATTCGCCTCTGCCTTTGAGTTTGCCGGTAAAGCGCGAAAATCACAGGTGCGtttagattgaaaataataattaaaataagtgcataactcattgtcagacaACTTTctagttatttttcatttattcgcACACTCTACATCAGGCATCTAAATTTGCGTTCAAAACTTTCAAAGCTTTGTTAAGCacttacaattattaatttatttatttttgtggcgaattaaaatttgctgattgaatatcattttcttaattaatttggttttacaATGGACGTTCCCATAAGCAATTAACAAGGAATGTAAGGctaaaaagtcgaaaaattgcaaaaaataataataatatcaaatcaGTACTCGTCCAGTACAGCAGCTGTTGCAGCATGGTaggcctcattaaaattaataatattttttatcattcctctttcaattttcttttgtaccCCCCCCCCCAACGCAAAagggtaatttaaaattcctcaataaattattagagatttattttttttcaccaccATACatcaattattgtaatttctcACTGCAGaatagtttcaaaataaatggaaaattttaaggtgtATTATGTAATTGGCAGCAGCAATTTCCTTTAACCTTCGACACATTAAgggtagtttttttaatttttgtccaatTGTTGAAAGATTTTGCTAATGCATActcgaatttgcatttcattttgagaCACTAACTAGAGCCCCGGGAACAGTGGTCGTTCATTCCTTAAACACCCTGTGCTTAATAAATGGCAATCACCGCTGCCACtgcgaaatttttcaataataatgaatGCAAGTTAAAACCACCACAATCAATCGTGAgtcttgagaaaaaaatgattaataatattttatttaaatttgatttaaatggtGCTCTTGATACTTCAATATATTCATGAAAACCCTAATATGTGACATATATTTCGGCTTTAGGCTGACAAAAAAAGTATGGAACGGTTAGAACATCCATCTCGCCGTATGGTATTGACTTCAAATTGTAAACGCCAACACCAAAAGGACCCCGAAAACCTTTGGGCAAGTAATAGACGGTGCTTTCGTATTTCACCAGTAAATCGTCATCGGATAACAGTGGGTCGACAGTATCATGATTGCTGCACCACTTCTCTTCATCATTCAGCGAATATGTCTCATCaaagaaattatcattttctaATCCTTAAATTATGGTCGAAATGtatcaatgaaataatttaatctattAAACAAGTAAGTATTGATTACTTTACCTCCCATCCAATCGGCCAGGGCCGATATTTCCACTTGGTACCGAACAACTGGCAAGTGCATATCCAGAGagcaacaatatttaaaagcatctgcgaatttctgttgaaatattttaataacaacgTTGCTTTTATTGATTTAGTGTTTCATTTACATGCGCGCCTCTTTCAGATTTATACCATGATTCTCTTGCGTAAGTCACAGCTGAACCTCCTTCAGCAGctttttaattgtgagaattaaattgaattattaattaaaatatctaatgTATATGAAACTGACTCATTCCTTCTTTGAAAAACGTTGCTCTTCGCGAAGTCTATATAAATGCGAGTGttgcacataaaaaatatttccaatttgtcAATATAATCATTACATTCAACCTGCA encodes:
- the Der-2 gene encoding derlin-2, whose product is MAYQTFRQEYLQMPPVTRAYTTACVVTTIAVQLDLVSPFQLYFNPILIVKQYQLWRLVTTFLFFGTIGFNFFFNMIFTYRYCRMLEEGSFRGRTADFVVMFLFGGFWMICCAFFVNLLFLGQAFTIMLVYVWSRRNPYVQMNFFGLLNFHAPYLPWVLLGFSVLLGNAFSVDLIGMAVGHLYYFLEDVFPQQEGGFRVLRTPQLLKVLLDPHPEDADYAPLPEERPGGFNWGNQQQQQQQDQRNQ